A window of Juglans regia cultivar Chandler chromosome 7, Walnut 2.0, whole genome shotgun sequence contains these coding sequences:
- the LOC108987323 gene encoding protein WHAT'S THIS FACTOR 1, chloroplastic produces MALSLPFSSQRDWPISFLNSSLLPRNPPSFHANSNQYFRNNKNFRNLSISISCSSLKIVRSPSLDRHVVKQNKIRFIQKLKTLLLSKPKHFLPIRIVSKCRSYLCLPKPRSILSMIHRYPLIFEIFPVPRAPVPMNATKSYSQLCVRLTPAAAALATQELNLKSAISMTLAAKLQKLLMLSSHRRLLLSKLVHLAPDLGLPPNFRSRLCNDHPDKFKIVDTSYGCALQLVTWDQDLAKPLPSPEVHARGLIVDRPLKFKQLRLRRGLNLKRRHQDFLIKFREMPDVCPYNTSVGAFVKESIEAEKRGCAVVREVLGMTIEKRTLIDHLTHFRKDFGLSNKLRGMIVRHPEIFYVSLKGQRDSVFLVEGFDEKGALLEKDETLAIKDQLMALVREGKRMRREKRKARIYSYPTGDGDDGDGDAYEVDNSDDDHDDCLDDLFEYEDPYLDYDVTDGDETNESFGHMENGVFWTADSTSLLNDMDVANFEPW; encoded by the coding sequence ATGGCATTGTCCCTGCCATTCTCATCCCAAAGGGATTGGCCAATCTCTTTCCTCAATTCTAGTTTACTCCCTAGGAATCCTCCTTCATTTCATGCTAACAGTAACCAATATTTCAGGAATAATAAGAACTTCAGAAATCTATCCATTTCGATTTCCTGTTCATCACTCAAAATTGTTCGAAGTCCTTCACTAGACCGGCATGTTGTGAAGCAAAATAAGATTCGGTTTATCCAAAAGCTGAAAACACTGCTCCTTTCTAAACCAAAACACTTTTTGCCAATCCGCATTGTTTCAAAATGCCGATCATACCTTTGCCTTCCAAAGCCTCGCTCCATCCTCTCAATGATTCATCGTTATCCtttaatttttgaaatcttCCCGGTCCCAAGAGCACCCGTACCAATGAATGCAACAAAATCATATTCTCAACTATGTGTTCGTCTAACCCCAGCTGCAGCAGCTCTTGCCACCCAGGAATTAAATCTCAAATCAGCCATCTCAATGACCTTGGCAGCCAAACTCCAGAAACTTCTCATGCTCTCTTCTCACCGTCGGCTTCTTCTGTCTAAGTTGGTTCACCTGGCTCCAGATCTTGGCCTCCCCCCTAATTTCCGTTCCCGTCTATGCAATGACCACCctgacaaatttaaaattgtgGATACCTCCTACGGTTGTGCGCTTCAACTTGTCACTTGGGATCAAGACTTGGCAAAGCCTTTACCCTCTCCTGAAGTTCATGCGCGTGGGCTGATAGTAGATAGGCCTTTGAAATTTAAACAGCTTAGACTTCGAAGGGGACTGAACTTGAAGAGACGGCACCAGGATTTTTTGATCAAGTTCAGGGAAATGCCCGATGTGTGCCCTTATAATACTTCTGTGGGGGCATTTGTGAAAGAGTCCATCGAAGCAGAGAAAAGAGGTTGTGCAGTGGTGAGAGAAGTGTTAGGGATGACAATTGAGAAGAGGACTTTAATTGACCACTTGACTCATTTCAGGAAGGATTTTGGGCTGTCTAACAAGTTGAGGGGAATGATTGTGAGGCACCCAGAGATATTCTATGTGAGTTTGAAAGGGCAGAGGGACTCTGTGTTTTTGGTGGAGGGCTTTGATGAGAAAGGAGCCCTGTTGGAGAAGGATGAGACTTTGGCCATTAAAGACCAATTGATGGCACTGGTTAGGGAGGGAAAGAGGATGAGACGAGAGAAGAGAAAGGCTAGGATCTATAGCTATCCCACTGGTGATGGtgatgatggtgatggtgatgcTTATGAGGTTGACAACAGCGATGATGACCATGATGATTGCTTGGATGACTTGTTCGAGTATGAAGATCCATATTTGGATTATGATGTTACTGATGGTGACGAGACCAACGAATCATTTGGCCACATGGAGAATGGGGTGTTTTGGACAGCAGATTCTACTTCTCTTCTTAATGATATGGATGTAGCAAATTTCGAACCTTGGTAA